The DNA window ACCGCAACTTCAGTCTGGTTGCCGGTTTTGTGGAAGGCTACCGTTGCTTGTCTGCTGTCTGGCATGATGTAGGAGAGTTTTTCGCCATCTACCACTTCATTGTAGGTAGCTTCAAAGTCAAAGCCAAAACTTCCGTCTTTGGCTTCCATTCTTGCCGCATATTTTCCACCTACCCGCATATCATTGGTGGCGGAAGGGCAATGCCAGGAAGGGTCTGCGAAGTTCCATCCGGTAATGTGCTCAGGTTGGGTATAGTAGTCCCAAACTTTTTTAACGTCTGCGTTGATGACAGCTGTCACTGTGACTTTAGTGCTCATTTTATCTAGGGTTTATAGTTGATAGAAGTTCATCCAGTTTTTCCAGGGTAGCGATCATGCCTTGTTCCATGCCCATTTGAACAACCGCTTCCAGATCGGAAAGCGATTTGTAGGTCACTACCGTTTCTACTAAGGCGTTTTCGCCTTTATCGGTGAATGTTACCAGCCACTCAGCGCGGGGCAGGCTTTCATTGATTACACCTGCTGCATCACAGAAAGCATCCAGAGAGGTGTAGTAGTCGATGGGTTTGATTTTCAGGTAATCAGTCCAGCCCCAGTACTCTGTGCCGTTGGGTTCCACCATAGCATAATGCCAATGTCCGTTTTCACGGAAGTCCATTGATTTGGTTTTGGTGGTCAGGGGTTTGGGGGCAAACCATTTATCCAGCAATTCGCTTTTGGTGTAGCAGTCCCAAACCAATTCACGGCCGGCTAAAAACTCACGTTTGATAGTGAGCGTATTCTTTTTTTTGTCTACCAGGAAGTCAAACTGCAAATTATGTTTCATTTTTTTGGTTTTTTAATTGTTGCTAAAAGCTCATCTAATTGTTGAAAGCGATTTTCCCATATCTTCCTGAATTGTTCCAGCCATTTATCTATCTCTTTCATTTTTTCAATTTCAAGTTGATAATAAATCTCCCGTCCCTGGTGCTCTTGTTTCACCAGCTCACATTCTGTCAGTATTTTTAAATGTTTTGAAACGGCTTGTCTGGTCGAATCAAAATGTTCTGCAATCGCATTCGGGGTCATTGCTTGTATGGCCAGCAAAGCGATGATGGCCCTACGGGTGGGGTCGGCAATGGCTTGAAA is part of the Chitinophaga flava genome and encodes:
- a CDS encoding SRPBCC family protein, with the translated sequence MSTKVTVTAVINADVKKVWDYYTQPEHITGWNFADPSWHCPSATNDMRVGGKYAARMEAKDGSFGFDFEATYNEVVDGEKLSYIMPDSRQATVAFHKTGNQTEVAVSFDPETENPVEMQKHGWQAILDNFKKYTEAN
- a CDS encoding ArsR/SmtB family transcription factor; its protein translation is MRRDVFQAIADPTRRAIIALLAIQAMTPNAIAEHFDSTRQAVSKHLKILTECELVKQEHQGREIYYQLEIEKMKEIDKWLEQFRKIWENRFQQLDELLATIKKPKK
- a CDS encoding SRPBCC family protein, giving the protein MKHNLQFDFLVDKKKNTLTIKREFLAGRELVWDCYTKSELLDKWFAPKPLTTKTKSMDFRENGHWHYAMVEPNGTEYWGWTDYLKIKPIDYYTSLDAFCDAAGVINESLPRAEWLVTFTDKGENALVETVVTYKSLSDLEAVVQMGMEQGMIATLEKLDELLSTINPR